Proteins encoded by one window of Mycolicibacterium cosmeticum:
- a CDS encoding DUF5302 domain-containing protein yields the protein MAEKPEEDDTKRKFREALERKKAQSSAGASHTDGGRKQSRAHGAVENRREFRRKSG from the coding sequence ATGGCCGAGAAACCGGAAGAGGACGACACCAAGCGCAAGTTCCGGGAGGCGTTGGAACGAAAGAAGGCGCAATCGTCGGCGGGTGCGTCGCACACCGACGGCGGTCGCAAGCAGTCCCGCGCCCACGGCGCCGTGGAGAACCGCCGGGAGTTCCGCCGCAAGAGCGGTTAA